Proteins found in one Microbacterium sp. LWS13-1.2 genomic segment:
- a CDS encoding extracellular solute-binding protein: MPERHNFFRRASVVIAMATAVAVAVSGCGASSGGESAEGPSTIGLTWWGNAVRDENTRALADAFTELDPDITVETTNSDWGGYWDKLATQVAAGNAPDVIQMDDKYIREYGGRGALLELSDAGIDTSMFVPGSVDPGETAEGLMGISAGIIAPAIVINPAFFEAAGVAIPDDSTWTWDDFTALAAELTEKSPEGTFGTALPIINELSINVWLRQHGKEAFSEDGLGFDADDLAGWFEFNLDLQEAGAAPGADKAAEDMGKPIDQTAFALGQVGMNWIWSNQLNAYDAAMGGGLQLLRYPSLDGTAADAQLWYKASMLWSISARSKDPQAAAELINFLVNTPDAAQIQTTERGIPANTDLRESIQDKLTDSDEVHVAYLDAIESELGAPVVLPPVGAGNFPLVLQRYSEDVLFGRTTPDQAATAMIDELEANIAAAG, encoded by the coding sequence ATGCCTGAACGACACAACTTTTTCCGGCGGGCATCCGTCGTCATCGCGATGGCGACAGCCGTCGCCGTCGCCGTGAGTGGCTGCGGCGCCTCAAGTGGCGGCGAGAGTGCCGAGGGGCCATCGACCATCGGCCTGACCTGGTGGGGAAACGCGGTGCGGGATGAGAATACGCGGGCACTCGCGGACGCGTTCACCGAGCTCGACCCTGACATCACGGTGGAGACGACCAATAGTGATTGGGGTGGATATTGGGACAAACTCGCGACGCAAGTGGCAGCCGGCAACGCTCCAGACGTCATTCAGATGGACGACAAGTACATCCGTGAGTACGGCGGACGAGGAGCCCTTCTTGAGTTGAGTGATGCAGGGATCGACACCTCGATGTTCGTACCCGGTTCGGTCGATCCCGGAGAAACCGCGGAGGGCCTCATGGGTATATCTGCAGGCATCATCGCCCCCGCGATCGTCATCAATCCGGCGTTCTTCGAAGCCGCCGGTGTTGCGATTCCGGATGACAGCACCTGGACGTGGGATGACTTCACAGCCTTGGCAGCCGAACTCACGGAAAAGTCACCGGAGGGAACGTTCGGCACCGCACTGCCGATCATCAACGAACTCTCCATCAATGTGTGGCTGCGCCAGCATGGCAAGGAGGCCTTCAGCGAGGACGGTCTGGGATTCGACGCTGACGACCTCGCGGGATGGTTCGAGTTCAACCTGGACTTGCAGGAGGCGGGCGCTGCTCCGGGCGCTGACAAGGCGGCAGAAGACATGGGCAAGCCCATCGACCAGACCGCGTTCGCGCTCGGTCAGGTCGGCATGAACTGGATCTGGTCGAATCAGCTCAATGCCTACGACGCCGCCATGGGCGGAGGCCTTCAGCTTCTTCGGTACCCGTCGCTCGACGGCACCGCAGCGGACGCGCAGCTCTGGTACAAGGCGTCGATGCTCTGGTCGATCTCCGCGCGGTCCAAGGATCCGCAGGCGGCTGCAGAACTGATCAACTTCCTGGTCAACACGCCCGACGCTGCCCAGATCCAGACCACGGAGCGCGGCATCCCGGCGAACACAGATCTGCGGGAGTCGATCCAGGACAAGCTCACGGACTCGGATGAAGTCCACGTCGCCTACCTGGATGCGATCGAGTCAGAACTGGGCGCACCGGTCGTGCTGCCTCCGGTCGGCGCGGGAAACTTCCCGCTTGTCCTTCAGCGGTACAGCGAGGACGTGCTGTTCGGTCGGACGACTCCTGACCAAGCGGCCACCGCGATGATCGACGAACTCGAGGCGAACATCGCCGCCGCCGGTTGA
- a CDS encoding class II fructose-bisphosphate aldolase, giving the protein MPVVTTKEIVDRAFELRYGVPAVNVFNDLSMESVLSGAVEAQSPVIVQTSVKTVRSLGAATIYASWTAMTSGVDVPVALHLDHCPDRDVISECLRLGWNSVLFDASQLSVAENQRQTLEVVAEARKHGADVEGEIEAITGVEDGHGSDEESRRESLDTAVSFIRATGVDMFAPAIGNAHGEYRTTPTLDVDRVRDLVALTSVPIALHGGTGIGPEAVRDLISAGCAKVNVSTGLKLAFMKSSLSFLREAETRGVWDPPSLFSFAGQTMSSLTRDLANAFGSSGRAAL; this is encoded by the coding sequence ATGCCGGTCGTCACTACGAAGGAGATCGTCGATAGGGCGTTCGAGCTGCGATACGGCGTCCCCGCCGTCAACGTCTTCAACGACTTGTCGATGGAGTCCGTCCTCTCCGGGGCCGTCGAAGCGCAGTCGCCGGTGATCGTTCAGACATCCGTCAAGACGGTGAGATCGTTGGGCGCAGCGACCATCTATGCGTCCTGGACGGCGATGACGTCGGGAGTCGATGTACCCGTAGCCCTCCACCTTGATCACTGCCCCGACCGAGACGTAATCAGCGAGTGTCTTCGACTGGGGTGGAACTCGGTCCTGTTCGATGCGTCACAACTGTCGGTCGCCGAGAATCAGCGTCAGACGCTCGAGGTGGTCGCGGAGGCGAGGAAACACGGGGCGGATGTCGAAGGCGAAATCGAGGCGATCACCGGAGTCGAGGACGGCCACGGATCCGACGAGGAATCCAGGCGAGAGAGTCTCGACACAGCGGTTTCGTTCATTCGCGCCACGGGAGTCGACATGTTCGCGCCGGCGATCGGCAACGCGCACGGTGAGTATCGGACCACACCCACTCTCGATGTCGATCGTGTGCGCGATCTGGTTGCCCTCACGTCGGTCCCGATCGCGTTGCACGGCGGCACCGGAATCGGTCCTGAGGCCGTCAGAGACCTGATCAGCGCCGGATGCGCGAAGGTCAACGTGTCTACGGGTCTGAAGCTCGCCTTCATGAAATCCAGCCTGTCGTTCTTGCGCGAGGCTGAGACGCGGGGCGTGTGGGATCCACCCTCACTGTTCTCTTTCGCCGGGCAGACGATGTCGTCTCTGACCCGCGACCTGGCGAATGCATTCGGGAGTTCAGGGCGGGCAGCGCTGTGA
- a CDS encoding beta-propeller fold lactonase family protein, whose translation MSGSIFAVGSGEPGTHAGVLATVQADRESLDVIDQLDTGEVTYLAVRPGGGIVYATIETAGGSQLLTLAVDGLFGLRILNAVACGPGPTSHVMVTANLQFIVVAGYGSSSITTFACDSDGVARGESDTLVFEGEGPNRDRQTQSHPHQVVEYEGDLLVPDLGSDRLLRVSIDDTGSLALLESWEVPAGSGPRHVLPHKHLLLLVAELSGELLWSEDPRVGWRVEPSCVTRMPPPAPSAIISRGPDSVLLANRGPGVISIWDTSQAVPRLIEDIDSGPSWPRDMEDSEDLIVVANSRDSQLCGLDADGGEILWRTKWDHPTSVVNLDS comes from the coding sequence ATGAGCGGGAGCATCTTCGCTGTCGGTTCCGGAGAACCAGGCACCCACGCCGGTGTTCTTGCAACGGTGCAGGCTGACCGCGAGAGTCTCGACGTGATCGATCAGCTCGATACCGGCGAGGTCACCTATCTTGCAGTTCGCCCGGGCGGGGGAATCGTCTATGCCACGATCGAAACGGCGGGAGGTTCACAGTTGCTGACACTCGCGGTCGATGGCCTGTTCGGCCTGCGAATCCTGAATGCTGTCGCATGTGGACCGGGGCCGACGAGTCACGTGATGGTGACGGCAAATTTGCAGTTCATCGTTGTCGCCGGATACGGATCAAGCTCCATCACGACATTCGCATGCGACTCGGACGGGGTGGCTCGTGGGGAGAGTGACACTCTTGTCTTCGAGGGTGAGGGGCCGAATCGTGATCGGCAGACACAGTCGCACCCCCATCAGGTCGTCGAGTACGAGGGCGACCTCTTGGTGCCCGACCTCGGAAGTGATCGACTTCTAAGAGTGTCGATCGATGACACGGGGTCGTTGGCCCTGCTCGAGTCCTGGGAGGTGCCGGCGGGTTCTGGACCGAGGCATGTGCTACCCCATAAACACCTGCTCCTACTCGTCGCTGAACTGTCTGGCGAGCTGCTGTGGTCGGAGGATCCACGTGTCGGATGGCGGGTGGAGCCCAGCTGCGTCACCCGCATGCCGCCGCCCGCCCCCTCGGCGATCATCAGCCGGGGGCCTGATTCAGTCCTCCTGGCGAATCGGGGACCGGGCGTCATCTCCATCTGGGATACCTCGCAGGCGGTCCCGCGGTTGATCGAGGACATCGACTCAGGGCCGTCTTGGCCGCGGGACATGGAGGACAGCGAGGACCTGATCGTGGTCGCCAACTCGCGAGACTCTCAGCTGTGCGGACTGGATGCCGACGGCGGAGAGATTCTCTGGCGCACGAAGTGGGATCACCCCACGAGTGTCGTCAACCTGGATTCGTGA
- a CDS encoding malate synthase G, with protein sequence MTSTRQMKAGLDVAAPIVAFAEEELNALGLSVDDFWAGLAAIVTDLTPRNRALLSHRNALQKRLDAFHRTHPGRPDPDTYRTFLREIGYLTKEPQQFTVSTTSVDPEISGTAGPQLVVPLLNARFAINAANARWGSLYDALYGTDAIPEQSGRDRGDTYNPVRGAAVIAFGRDFLDRGARLVRGSHAQATAYRVTGRDLVIEMTDGSETALARSSDFRGYTGHPETPDSVLLRHHGLHIEIRFDRSGAIGANDPAGIDDLVLESAVTTIMDLEDSVAAVDADDKALGYRNWRDLMRGTLSTHVTKGDRSFVRTMNEDRQYTSPDREEIIVPGRSLLLIRNVGHLMTTDAVRDLHGDDVFEGILDAAMTALGAVSDLRGEGHRPNSRMGSMYIVKPKMHGPDEVRFAVDLFARVEKLLDLPARSLKIGIMDEERRTTVNLRAAIAEASDRIVFINTGFLDRTGDEIHTSLQAGAMVPKAGMRNQPFMAAYEQANVAAGLSAGFRGHAQIGKGMWAMPDLMHDMLEQKAVHPRSGATTAWVPSPTAATLHAVHYHDVDVASAQDAIAASPLPDISEILRLPLWEGERNRAQVREELDNNIQSILGYVVRWIDAGVGCSKVPDIHGVSLMEDRATLRISSQLLANWLAHGLIDITDIDESLRRLAPVVDAQNAGDPDYEVLIGPDGPGLAFETARRLVIEGATQPNGYTEPILHEMRRRKKNLLRTAVSA encoded by the coding sequence ATGACATCGACACGACAGATGAAGGCGGGATTAGACGTCGCGGCACCGATCGTGGCCTTCGCTGAAGAAGAGCTCAACGCGCTCGGGCTGTCCGTCGACGACTTCTGGGCAGGCCTGGCAGCGATCGTCACGGATCTCACCCCACGCAATCGCGCACTTCTCTCGCACCGCAACGCGCTTCAGAAGCGTCTGGACGCATTCCACCGAACTCACCCCGGAAGACCCGACCCGGACACATACCGCACGTTCCTTCGTGAGATCGGATATCTCACGAAGGAACCCCAGCAGTTCACGGTCTCAACTACGAGCGTCGACCCGGAGATCAGCGGAACTGCGGGACCCCAACTCGTGGTTCCCCTGCTGAACGCCCGGTTCGCGATTAACGCAGCGAATGCCCGATGGGGGTCCCTATACGACGCGCTCTACGGCACCGACGCCATCCCCGAACAGAGCGGACGCGACAGAGGTGACACGTACAACCCGGTCCGCGGAGCTGCTGTCATCGCCTTCGGTCGAGACTTCCTGGACCGCGGCGCGCGCCTTGTCCGAGGTTCGCACGCACAGGCGACGGCGTATCGCGTCACTGGTCGAGACCTCGTCATCGAGATGACAGACGGATCGGAGACGGCGCTCGCCAGGAGCAGCGACTTCCGGGGCTATACCGGCCATCCCGAAACACCCGACTCGGTCCTTCTCCGTCACCACGGCCTGCACATCGAGATTCGCTTCGACCGTTCAGGAGCGATCGGAGCCAACGACCCGGCCGGCATCGACGATCTCGTACTCGAGTCGGCCGTCACCACCATCATGGATCTCGAGGATTCAGTCGCCGCAGTCGACGCCGATGACAAGGCACTCGGCTATCGCAACTGGCGAGATCTGATGCGTGGCACACTGTCGACACACGTGACCAAGGGCGATCGGTCGTTTGTGCGCACGATGAATGAGGACCGGCAGTACACCTCTCCGGACCGAGAAGAGATCATCGTCCCCGGCAGGTCGCTCCTTCTCATTCGAAACGTCGGCCACCTCATGACGACAGACGCGGTTCGCGACCTGCACGGCGACGATGTCTTCGAGGGAATTCTCGACGCCGCCATGACCGCCCTAGGCGCGGTGTCCGACCTTCGCGGCGAAGGACATCGTCCCAATTCGCGTATGGGATCGATGTACATCGTGAAGCCGAAAATGCACGGCCCGGACGAGGTGCGCTTCGCCGTCGACCTCTTCGCGCGCGTGGAGAAACTGCTGGATCTTCCCGCGCGCTCACTGAAGATCGGCATCATGGATGAAGAGCGCCGAACGACGGTCAATCTGAGGGCGGCGATCGCCGAAGCATCCGATCGAATCGTCTTCATCAACACCGGCTTCCTCGATCGCACGGGCGACGAGATACACACCTCACTTCAGGCTGGGGCGATGGTCCCGAAAGCCGGAATGCGAAACCAGCCGTTCATGGCCGCGTACGAGCAGGCCAACGTCGCGGCAGGACTGTCGGCGGGCTTCCGCGGGCACGCACAGATCGGTAAGGGCATGTGGGCGATGCCAGACCTGATGCACGACATGCTCGAGCAGAAGGCAGTCCATCCCCGCTCGGGTGCGACAACGGCCTGGGTTCCCTCACCGACAGCCGCAACCCTCCACGCGGTTCACTATCACGACGTCGACGTCGCCTCCGCGCAGGACGCTATCGCGGCCTCTCCCCTGCCCGACATCTCGGAGATCCTGCGCCTTCCGCTCTGGGAGGGAGAGCGGAACCGAGCGCAGGTACGGGAGGAGCTCGACAACAATATCCAGTCCATCCTCGGATATGTCGTCCGGTGGATCGATGCCGGCGTGGGCTGTTCAAAAGTGCCGGACATCCACGGGGTTTCCCTCATGGAGGACCGCGCGACGCTGCGGATCTCCAGCCAACTCCTCGCAAACTGGCTTGCACACGGATTGATCGACATCACGGACATCGACGAAAGCCTCCGTCGTCTGGCGCCCGTCGTTGACGCACAGAATGCAGGCGATCCGGACTACGAAGTGCTCATCGGCCCTGACGGACCCGGCTTGGCGTTCGAGACTGCTCGCAGGCTGGTCATCGAAGGAGCCACTCAGCCGAATGGCTACACCGAGCCCATCCTTCATGAGATGCGGCGCCGCAAGAAGAATCTCCTTCGAACGGCTGTATCGGCCTAG
- a CDS encoding LacI family DNA-binding transcriptional regulator, translated as MAAGVSVSSASRVMSGRGEFGAGTRARVIAAAEQLGYERSATTRGRPRNLDTRLVELVLGTFSGSWTDAVVRGAREAAFRVGYDLALTLERDEPEDDWPARVATRRPSGIILGVITPTTRQLDQLRGLRIPIVLLDPRSDVGGDLPSIGTTDWRGGYDAGVHLASTGIRRFLIVTGAPQFRFGRARETGFRQAIAEYQQGAVIDRVTTDWELLQVTSEFFKPFVEIDERLGVFALSDDMAFIVYRVVDALGLSIPDDVSIVGFDDVERAARMEPPLTSIRQPVTAIAARAVEMVHAAHSGEEVHERIELPSQLVVRESSRATNLTNPG; from the coding sequence GTGGCGGCAGGCGTGTCAGTCTCATCGGCATCACGTGTCATGAGTGGTCGTGGTGAGTTCGGGGCCGGGACGCGCGCGCGAGTCATCGCGGCGGCCGAACAGCTGGGCTATGAACGCTCGGCGACGACGCGGGGGCGTCCCCGCAATCTCGACACGAGGCTTGTCGAGCTTGTGTTGGGCACATTCAGCGGGTCATGGACGGACGCCGTGGTGCGAGGCGCCCGCGAAGCGGCGTTCCGGGTTGGCTACGATCTCGCCCTCACGCTCGAACGTGATGAGCCCGAGGACGACTGGCCCGCGCGGGTTGCGACACGCCGGCCGTCGGGGATCATCCTCGGGGTCATCACGCCGACGACACGGCAGCTTGACCAGCTGAGGGGCCTTCGGATCCCGATCGTGCTGCTTGACCCTCGGTCTGATGTCGGCGGCGACCTGCCGAGCATCGGCACAACGGACTGGCGCGGTGGTTACGACGCGGGGGTGCATCTTGCCTCGACAGGCATCCGTCGATTCCTCATCGTCACCGGCGCTCCGCAGTTCCGCTTTGGCCGCGCCCGCGAAACCGGTTTCCGGCAGGCGATCGCCGAGTATCAGCAAGGCGCTGTGATCGACCGTGTGACGACGGATTGGGAGCTCTTGCAGGTGACCTCCGAGTTCTTCAAGCCCTTCGTGGAGATTGACGAACGACTGGGCGTCTTCGCGCTCAGCGATGACATGGCGTTCATCGTCTATCGCGTCGTAGACGCGTTAGGGCTGTCCATTCCCGACGATGTGAGCATCGTGGGTTTCGACGACGTCGAGCGCGCTGCCCGAATGGAGCCTCCGCTAACGAGCATCCGTCAGCCGGTGACCGCGATCGCGGCACGAGCCGTCGAAATGGTCCACGCCGCTCATTCCGGCGAAGAGGTTCACGAGCGCATAGAACTGCCGTCGCAACTCGTCGTGCGCGAGTCGAGCAGAGCGACGAATCTCACGAATCCAGGTTGA
- a CDS encoding heme-binding protein, with the protein MATHTRQPTITYDTAAHAVAAAVRIGAEVGIRAVVCVVDPSMNLVAFARADGATPHSVETSRRKADTAASTRRPSASMRADLVSALEHGSGGRLTSIAGGVPLIFDGLLVGGLGIAGGAPEQDIQVAELTLAEIGAEGAES; encoded by the coding sequence GTGGCAACCCACACACGACAGCCGACCATCACCTATGACACCGCAGCGCATGCTGTCGCCGCCGCGGTACGGATCGGCGCCGAAGTCGGGATCCGTGCAGTGGTCTGCGTCGTGGATCCATCGATGAATCTGGTGGCCTTCGCGCGCGCAGACGGGGCTACGCCGCACAGTGTGGAAACCAGCCGGCGCAAGGCTGACACTGCGGCATCCACCCGGCGACCGAGTGCTTCCATGCGGGCCGATCTCGTCTCGGCGCTCGAACATGGAAGCGGGGGACGCCTCACGAGCATCGCCGGCGGCGTCCCCCTGATCTTCGACGGCCTGCTTGTCGGCGGCCTCGGGATAGCCGGAGGCGCCCCCGAGCAGGACATCCAGGTCGCCGAGTTGACCCTTGCTGAAATCGGCGCAGAAGGAGCGGAGTCATGA
- a CDS encoding HAD-IA family hydrolase, with product MLADTEREGHLPAFNAMFADIGLPVEWSDDDYARLVSVGGGKERLKTLLTPRFVSDNALPTGTEDQARLVANWHDRKSAVYRGLIESGQIPPRPGIPRLIRQAAEEGWQLAVASTSASASVHAVLERVAGQHLAALFAVFAGDIVRNKKPAPDIYNLARAALGADPETTLVIEDSGIGVAAASAAGLTTVVTASTYTRHDDFSGSALVLTSLGDSGEPARVISDPFSVEPGPEVQLADLSLVLQRAGVDAQGKVGK from the coding sequence GTGCTTGCCGATACCGAGCGTGAGGGCCATCTGCCCGCATTCAATGCCATGTTCGCGGATATCGGCCTCCCCGTCGAATGGTCGGATGACGACTACGCCAGACTCGTGTCTGTCGGGGGCGGCAAGGAGCGGTTGAAGACGCTGCTCACGCCCAGATTCGTCTCCGACAATGCGCTGCCCACGGGCACGGAAGACCAGGCGCGGCTCGTGGCGAACTGGCACGACCGCAAGTCGGCCGTCTATCGCGGTCTGATCGAGTCCGGACAGATTCCTCCCCGGCCCGGCATCCCTCGCCTCATTCGCCAGGCTGCCGAGGAAGGGTGGCAGCTCGCCGTCGCCTCCACCTCGGCCAGCGCATCCGTTCACGCTGTCCTCGAGCGGGTCGCGGGCCAGCACTTGGCCGCGCTATTCGCGGTCTTCGCGGGCGACATCGTGAGGAACAAGAAACCCGCACCGGACATTTATAACCTTGCACGCGCAGCGCTGGGAGCTGATCCCGAGACGACACTCGTCATCGAAGACAGCGGCATCGGCGTGGCGGCGGCGTCTGCGGCGGGCTTGACCACGGTGGTCACCGCAAGCACCTATACGCGACATGACGACTTCTCGGGAAGCGCGTTGGTGCTGACTTCACTCGGAGATTCGGGCGAGCCGGCGAGGGTCATCAGCGACCCATTCAGCGTCGAGCCCGGACCAGAAGTCCAGCTCGCCGACCTTTCGCTCGTGCTGCAGCGTGCGGGCGTCGATGCCCAGGGGAAGGTCGGGAAATGA
- a CDS encoding Gfo/Idh/MocA family oxidoreductase, producing the protein MKFGVLGAGLIATIPKGVISNIHHLRDKIEITAIADLNADLAASVAQTYGIPRSFDSLNAMLEYGDFEAVANLTPTPAHFETSLVILNAGKHLALEKPICNTVEEIEEIERTAKANGVTVVYAPPSMLYPSRREARRLLASEMIGRPTLVKSRTSGAGPASSPWPIDPSSYYKGHGSLWEIGVYSIFEMMTVLNRPVKSVFGYFGRTEDTRTVPSGPYRGLVVPVEYDDNHVISLDFGDSLFGVFDSTYNVWASQAPRMEIFGRKGTMSVWDNIDFMNPRLDVYQVDTDRDVKGWMSVDFNHNVLARQHAANVQRAMFLEHLVDVVHDGAQNEMPFDRARHIMEIMVKAELSGQTGEAQPIESTFAPTVIDTSFSDTAGIAQ; encoded by the coding sequence ATGAAGTTCGGAGTGCTCGGAGCAGGTCTGATCGCAACGATCCCCAAGGGGGTGATCAGCAACATTCATCACCTGCGGGACAAGATTGAGATCACGGCGATCGCCGATCTCAACGCTGACCTCGCTGCATCCGTCGCACAGACCTACGGCATACCGCGCAGCTTCGACAGCTTGAACGCCATGCTGGAGTACGGAGATTTCGAAGCCGTCGCCAACCTCACGCCGACGCCAGCGCATTTCGAGACATCGCTCGTCATTCTCAACGCAGGAAAGCACCTCGCGCTCGAAAAGCCGATCTGCAATACGGTCGAGGAGATCGAGGAGATCGAGCGGACCGCCAAGGCAAATGGGGTGACGGTGGTGTATGCGCCGCCGTCGATGCTGTACCCCAGCCGTCGTGAGGCGCGCCGCCTGCTCGCGTCCGAGATGATCGGTCGGCCGACCCTCGTCAAGAGCCGCACATCGGGTGCGGGGCCTGCGAGCAGTCCTTGGCCCATCGACCCCAGCTCTTACTACAAGGGGCATGGATCGCTCTGGGAGATAGGGGTGTACTCGATCTTCGAAATGATGACGGTACTCAACCGCCCTGTGAAGAGCGTGTTCGGTTACTTTGGGCGAACCGAGGACACGCGGACCGTGCCGTCAGGTCCCTATCGCGGTCTGGTCGTTCCCGTCGAGTACGACGACAACCACGTCATCAGCCTGGACTTCGGCGACTCTCTGTTCGGTGTGTTCGACAGCACCTATAACGTGTGGGCGTCGCAAGCCCCGCGCATGGAGATCTTCGGACGGAAGGGAACGATGTCGGTCTGGGACAACATCGACTTCATGAACCCCCGGCTCGACGTCTACCAGGTTGACACTGATCGTGATGTCAAAGGCTGGATGTCCGTGGACTTCAACCACAATGTGCTGGCGCGCCAGCATGCGGCGAACGTTCAGCGCGCGATGTTCCTCGAGCATCTGGTGGACGTCGTGCACGACGGGGCGCAGAACGAGATGCCGTTCGACCGGGCGCGACACATCATGGAGATCATGGTCAAGGCCGAGCTGTCCGGCCAAACCGGTGAGGCGCAACCGATCGAATCGACATTCGCCCCGACGGTGATCGACACGAGCTTCAGCGACACGGCGGGGATCGCTCAATGA
- a CDS encoding GAF domain-containing protein, whose product MTAKLEYADLSTAELARLREEFSTLATLANDLAGQFAIQPLLDRILRHALELLNCESGSICTVDEEAHVYRKEVDLGVGCQSGQTFPLTEGVTGEIVRKNDAVVFDNYSDVPGGHIPERERAFVHGVIGVPIRWNGAIIGSCIAFSKDDRRRFTASDVAILELFATHAAIAIANARLHSLATARASDAAILAERERLIRDVSDTLGRGLTDVLRYLDAVERAQDSGQRTAGILRARTAARAVLSDARRTVLDTGGGRFDGNSLVEAIRLELEWAASSVSIETKFSVLGEQQALDAEISRQVFRVTQEALTNVVTHAHAHNVRVGLIFSDERVSILVEDDGRGFDLQTGRGHPSPPLLNGNGIHGLVARVRRLGGDLQLESTPGWGTRLRAELPLLPAGPTGTRARWRVLIVHDQPVVRAGLVRMLSLTDPDIQVVAEIESSDDVVEACEMLQPHVVLADIDSPTLEGSRLSAYLHRAAPSVAVLLLIGSVGDEAVRNAARNGAFGFVSRDIDATGLTRAVVGAAGGGQSGLLITTQMLDRAGVIAGPDHLTTRERQVRELVEQGLPDKQIAARLGISVKTAEKHVGAVLRKTGSANRTSLAANSPSRR is encoded by the coding sequence ATGACAGCGAAGCTGGAGTACGCAGATCTGAGCACAGCTGAGCTCGCCCGCCTTCGCGAGGAGTTTTCCACTCTCGCGACGCTTGCCAACGACCTTGCCGGCCAGTTCGCGATACAGCCTCTTCTCGACCGAATCCTGCGACATGCGTTGGAGCTGCTCAACTGCGAGAGCGGATCGATCTGCACGGTGGACGAGGAGGCACACGTTTACCGAAAGGAGGTCGATCTTGGCGTCGGATGCCAGTCTGGGCAGACGTTCCCCTTGACCGAGGGTGTCACCGGGGAAATCGTGCGCAAGAACGACGCCGTTGTGTTCGACAACTACTCCGACGTTCCCGGTGGCCACATCCCCGAACGTGAACGCGCGTTCGTTCACGGAGTGATCGGCGTACCCATCCGCTGGAACGGCGCCATCATCGGGAGCTGCATCGCCTTCAGCAAGGATGACCGGCGACGGTTCACAGCGTCCGATGTCGCGATCCTGGAGCTGTTCGCCACTCACGCAGCGATAGCGATTGCGAATGCGCGGTTGCACTCCCTCGCGACGGCCCGGGCCAGTGACGCCGCCATTCTCGCCGAACGCGAGCGTCTCATCCGTGACGTGTCGGACACCCTTGGACGTGGACTGACGGATGTGTTGCGCTACCTCGACGCGGTGGAGCGTGCACAGGACTCCGGGCAGCGAACCGCCGGCATCCTGCGCGCGCGCACGGCAGCCCGAGCAGTCCTCAGTGACGCACGCCGCACGGTACTCGACACCGGCGGCGGACGCTTCGACGGAAACTCCTTGGTTGAGGCCATCCGGCTCGAACTCGAGTGGGCAGCATCCAGCGTCAGCATCGAGACGAAGTTCAGCGTTCTTGGAGAGCAGCAGGCGCTGGATGCGGAGATCAGCCGACAGGTATTTCGCGTCACGCAGGAAGCGCTGACCAATGTCGTCACGCACGCCCATGCCCATAACGTTCGAGTCGGATTGATCTTCTCGGACGAGCGGGTGTCGATCCTCGTCGAGGACGACGGTCGCGGCTTCGATCTTCAGACGGGGCGAGGCCATCCGTCTCCGCCCCTCCTGAACGGAAACGGGATCCACGGCTTAGTGGCGAGAGTCCGGCGGCTCGGCGGAGATCTCCAACTCGAGTCCACCCCCGGGTGGGGTACCAGGTTGCGGGCAGAACTTCCGCTGCTTCCGGCCGGGCCCACGGGGACACGCGCGCGGTGGCGCGTCCTCATCGTGCACGACCAGCCCGTCGTCAGAGCAGGACTGGTCAGGATGCTGAGCCTGACGGATCCCGACATTCAGGTGGTCGCCGAGATCGAGAGCTCCGACGACGTGGTCGAGGCCTGCGAGATGCTCCAACCTCACGTGGTGCTGGCGGATATCGACAGCCCCACACTCGAAGGCTCGCGCCTCAGCGCCTACCTTCATCGCGCGGCGCCATCCGTCGCGGTGCTGCTCTTGATCGGCTCGGTCGGCGATGAGGCTGTTCGCAACGCGGCGCGCAACGGCGCATTCGGATTCGTGTCTCGAGACATCGATGCGACCGGCCTGACCCGCGCGGTCGTCGGCGCTGCAGGCGGTGGTCAGAGCGGGCTCTTGATCACCACCCAGATGCTCGATAGGGCGGGCGTGATCGCCGGGCCCGACCACCTCACTACGCGTGAAAGGCAGGTTCGCGAACTGGTCGAACAGGGGCTTCCGGACAAGCAGATCGCGGCCCGCCTCGGCATTTCCGTCAAGACCGCGGAGAAGCACGTCGGCGCGGTTCTGAGGAAGACCGGCTCGGCGAATCGCACGTCGCTTGCTGCGAATTCCCCGTCGAGACGGTGA